One genomic segment of Francisella persica ATCC VR-331 includes these proteins:
- a CDS encoding ribonuclease catalytic domain-containing protein, protein MSLESKSFKNALVIFKSKPAKVVNILDKKIEIETIDGKNIKLPAKNVQLLLKSEKDFELESLKELCIAELDMTWELLQGQQKTSIIELCELFFETVDINQAYTVWLLVSEGVYFSFDVDFSIKIHSHQQKDKILRDKQEKQHKEQELNDFIERLNNKSFNEEDRKFLKEIEALATLKTTKCRFFKYLNIEESENSAYKLLLDIGYWNEFFNPYLYRYGAELENNPEEFKYNFASDNQRVNLTHLHAYAIDDEGSNDPDDAISWDPDRNKIWVHIADPSSSINFGDEVDLQARTRGSNLYVPEKIVAMLPPQATEKLGLGLQDVSPALSIGFKVDQQGDVQDIEICFSHIKVTRYSYEFVENNSQLLEFGNIVDYAKYFTDKRLSKCAVELDFPEIKISLDDDKNVKLINLPRLRSKTLVRDTMLMAGVAVAQFCIKNNISVPFSTQPEHDLSQDDLDNLDSIADMFAIRKKLQRGKYSTQPDIHAGMGLDNYVQVTSPLRRYLDLVVHYQLRNFLQHKDMIDAQEIDNIIAQVDIPIKSNRQTERFSNSHWKLVYLMQNPNLEFKATVIEKLEKGRLMVSISDLAMTKKLSVSGKYDLNDQIKLQNTSVNLVTQEAFFRII, encoded by the coding sequence ATGTCATTGGAAAGTAAAAGTTTTAAAAATGCTTTAGTAATCTTTAAATCTAAACCAGCAAAGGTTGTTAATATCTTAGATAAAAAAATTGAGATTGAGACTATTGATGGTAAAAATATCAAGCTACCTGCAAAGAACGTTCAATTACTTTTAAAGTCAGAAAAGGATTTTGAACTTGAGAGTTTAAAAGAGTTATGTATAGCTGAGCTTGATATGACTTGGGAGCTATTACAGGGGCAACAGAAAACCTCTATCATCGAATTATGTGAGTTGTTTTTTGAAACAGTTGATATTAATCAAGCATATACAGTTTGGCTGTTAGTTTCTGAAGGAGTGTACTTTAGCTTTGATGTTGATTTTAGTATAAAAATTCATTCGCACCAACAAAAGGATAAAATACTTAGAGATAAGCAAGAGAAACAGCATAAAGAGCAAGAGCTTAATGATTTTATTGAACGCTTGAATAACAAAAGTTTCAATGAAGAGGATAGAAAATTCCTTAAGGAAATAGAGGCTTTAGCAACACTTAAAACTACTAAGTGTCGTTTTTTTAAGTACTTAAATATCGAAGAGTCTGAGAATAGTGCATATAAGTTGCTGTTAGATATAGGCTATTGGAATGAGTTTTTTAATCCTTATCTATATAGATATGGAGCAGAGTTGGAAAATAACCCTGAAGAATTTAAATATAATTTTGCGTCAGATAATCAGCGTGTAAATCTAACTCACTTGCATGCTTATGCTATAGATGATGAAGGTAGTAATGATCCTGATGATGCGATTAGCTGGGATCCAGATAGAAATAAAATATGGGTCCATATTGCTGACCCTTCTTCTAGTATCAACTTTGGTGACGAGGTTGATTTACAAGCAAGAACAAGAGGTTCAAATTTATATGTGCCAGAGAAGATAGTAGCTATGTTACCTCCACAGGCAACTGAGAAACTTGGTTTGGGGTTGCAAGATGTCTCTCCGGCGTTATCTATAGGTTTTAAAGTTGATCAGCAAGGTGATGTCCAGGATATTGAAATATGTTTTAGTCATATAAAAGTTACTAGGTACTCTTATGAATTTGTCGAAAATAATAGCCAACTTTTAGAATTTGGTAATATTGTTGATTATGCTAAATATTTCACCGATAAGCGTTTATCTAAATGTGCAGTTGAGCTTGATTTTCCTGAGATAAAGATATCATTAGATGATGATAAAAATGTCAAATTGATAAATTTACCTCGCCTAAGGTCAAAAACACTTGTCAGAGATACAATGCTAATGGCAGGTGTTGCAGTAGCACAGTTTTGTATTAAAAATAATATTAGCGTACCTTTTTCAACACAGCCCGAGCATGATCTTAGTCAAGATGATCTAGATAATCTTGATTCGATAGCAGATATGTTTGCGATACGTAAAAAGCTCCAAAGAGGTAAGTATTCTACTCAGCCAGACATTCATGCTGGAATGGGATTAGATAATTATGTTCAAGTAACTAGTCCTTTAAGAAGATATTTAGATTTAGTTGTGCATTATCAATTACGCAATTTTCTACAGCATAAAGATATGATAGATGCTCAAGAGATTGATAATATAATTGCTCAAGTTGATATACCAATAAAATCTAATAGACAAACAGAGCGTTTCTCAAACTCGCATTGGAAACTGGTTTACCTAATGCAAAATCCTAATCTAGAGTTTAAAGCTACAGTTATTGAGAAACTAGAGAAAGGTAGATTAATGGTTTCTATCTCAGATTTAGCAATGACAAAGAAACTTTCTGTTAGTGGTAAATATGATTTAAATGATCAAATAAAATTACAAAACACCTCTGTAAACCTTGTCACACAAGAGGCTTTCTTTAGGATTATATAA
- a CDS encoding glycosyltransferase family 32 protein yields MINIDIIRSRFIRIVGNVVKLTSVPFHKIFPNKRFTLPYYKKPLIKTNKQTKVPRIIWQTNFTNKVTLPLYVNYLFNRFMAPSYEYRFMDNIAAERYICENHPEALESYQKLTVGAAKADLWRLLAIYKHGGIYIDMDGCLVTRPDKFLKNKDEMFIKAKQIYFTNYFFAAMPNNKKIKEYIDTILKNIEGGRSDLGVWYLTGPGVMEKIMNNENTEWRHSREICVQGAFTNDYFQYIDKPGSHWTKIANKDILN; encoded by the coding sequence ATGATAAATATAGATATTATTCGTAGTAGGTTTATTAGAATTGTAGGAAATGTAGTTAAATTAACATCAGTACCTTTTCATAAAATCTTTCCCAATAAAAGGTTCACTCTGCCATACTATAAAAAACCTCTTATAAAAACAAATAAACAAACAAAAGTTCCTAGAATAATTTGGCAAACAAATTTCACTAACAAAGTAACTTTACCACTATACGTTAACTACTTGTTTAATAGATTTATGGCTCCTAGCTATGAATACAGATTTATGGATAATATAGCCGCCGAAAGATATATATGTGAAAATCATCCAGAGGCTCTAGAATCGTACCAAAAATTAACAGTGGGTGCTGCTAAAGCTGATCTATGGCGCTTACTTGCGATCTATAAACATGGTGGTATTTATATAGATATGGATGGCTGCCTTGTGACAAGACCAGATAAATTCCTCAAAAATAAAGATGAAATGTTTATTAAAGCAAAGCAAATTTATTTTACAAATTACTTTTTTGCAGCTATGCCAAATAATAAAAAAATCAAAGAGTATATTGATACCATCCTTAAAAATATTGAAGGTGGTAGATCTGATTTAGGTGTATGGTATCTTACTGGTCCTGGAGTTATGGAAAAAATCATGAATAATGAAAATACCGAATGGCGACATAGCAGAGAAATATGTGTACAAGGAGCTTTTACTAATGATTATTTCCAATATATAGATAAGCCCGGCTCACACTGGACAAAAATAGCAAATAAAGACATACTAAATTGA
- the aspS gene encoding aspartate--tRNA ligase has protein sequence MRTHYSSDINEKLQGQKVTVCGWVHRRRDHGGVIFLDIRDRTGLVQLVFNPDNDNFKVADSLRSEFVIKAEGVVNLRPEGQENKNIASGKVEIVGDSIEVINKSRTIPFQLDDYQATGEDVKLKYRYIDLRRPEMQQKLITRSKAIRYVRNFLDNNGFLDIETPFLTKATPEGARDYLVPSRNFNGKFYALPQSPQLFKQLLMVSGFDRYYQIVKCFRDEDLRTDRQPEFTQIDIEASFIDEAFIMSTMERMIAGLFKETIGVEFSTPFQVMTFADAIDKYGSDKPDLRIPLEFVNIKEEMQNEEFKVFSEPASDPQARVIALRIPAGNDKLTRKMIDEYTNFVGIYGAKGLAYIKINSLSQGKDGLQSPIVKNISEEKLFKVIEKTGAKEGDLLFFGADKAKIVNDSMGALRAKIGNDLYIFDKDWAPLWVVDFPMFERNDNRLYAMHHPFTAPKVSSVEELENTNLEKLSSRAYDMVINGYEVGGGSIRIHKQDIQAKVFNLLGISDEEAHEEFGFMLDALSYGTPIHGGIAFGVDRLIMLLTGTANIRDVIAFPKTQTASCLMTEAPSTVSLEQLNELGIAVKK, from the coding sequence ATGAGAACACATTATAGCTCAGATATTAATGAAAAATTGCAAGGTCAAAAAGTCACAGTATGCGGCTGGGTTCATCGTCGTAGAGATCATGGTGGTGTTATTTTCTTAGATATTAGAGATAGAACAGGTTTAGTACAATTAGTTTTTAATCCAGATAATGACAATTTCAAAGTTGCTGATAGTTTAAGGTCTGAATTTGTGATTAAAGCTGAAGGTGTTGTTAACTTAAGACCAGAAGGTCAAGAAAACAAAAATATCGCCAGTGGTAAGGTTGAGATAGTCGGTGACAGTATAGAAGTTATTAATAAATCTAGAACTATCCCATTTCAGTTAGATGATTATCAGGCAACTGGCGAAGATGTCAAGCTAAAGTATCGTTATATTGACCTGCGTCGTCCAGAAATGCAGCAAAAATTGATTACGCGCTCAAAGGCAATTCGTTATGTACGTAACTTTTTAGATAACAATGGTTTTCTTGATATTGAAACGCCATTTTTAACAAAAGCTACTCCGGAAGGTGCTAGAGATTATCTTGTACCAAGTCGTAATTTTAATGGTAAGTTTTATGCATTACCGCAATCCCCACAGCTTTTTAAGCAGCTTTTGATGGTTTCAGGTTTTGATAGATATTATCAAATTGTTAAATGCTTTCGTGATGAAGATTTAAGAACAGATAGACAGCCTGAATTCACCCAGATAGATATCGAAGCTTCATTTATTGATGAAGCTTTTATTATGTCTACTATGGAGAGAATGATAGCTGGGCTTTTCAAAGAAACTATCGGTGTTGAGTTTAGCACTCCTTTCCAAGTAATGACTTTTGCTGATGCTATTGATAAGTATGGTTCAGATAAACCTGATCTAAGAATTCCACTTGAATTTGTAAATATCAAGGAAGAGATGCAAAACGAAGAGTTCAAAGTATTTTCAGAGCCAGCAAGTGATCCACAAGCTCGTGTTATTGCGCTGAGAATCCCAGCAGGTAATGATAAGCTTACGCGTAAGATGATTGATGAGTATACTAATTTTGTTGGTATCTACGGTGCTAAAGGTCTTGCATATATCAAGATTAATTCATTATCACAAGGCAAAGATGGTTTACAGTCACCAATTGTAAAAAATATCTCTGAAGAGAAATTATTCAAAGTGATTGAGAAAACTGGTGCTAAAGAGGGTGATTTATTATTTTTTGGTGCTGACAAGGCTAAGATTGTAAATGACTCAATGGGCGCGTTAAGAGCTAAGATTGGTAATGACCTTTATATATTTGATAAAGATTGGGCTCCATTGTGGGTTGTTGATTTCCCAATGTTTGAGAGAAATGATAATCGTTTATATGCTATGCATCATCCATTTACAGCTCCTAAAGTTAGCTCGGTTGAAGAGTTAGAGAACACTAATCTAGAAAAACTAAGCTCAAGAGCATACGATATGGTTATTAATGGTTATGAAGTAGGTGGTGGATCTATCCGTATTCATAAACAAGATATTCAAGCGAAAGTATTTAACTTGTTAGGTATTTCTGATGAAGAGGCACACGAGGAGTTTGGTTTTATGCTTGATGCTTTATCTTATGGTACACCTATCCATGGTGGTATAGCTTTTGGTGTCGATAGACTTATTATGCTACTTACAGGAACTGCAAACATCCGTGATGTAATAGCTTTTCCTAAGACACAGACAGCAAGCTGTTTAATGACAGAAGCACCATCAACAGTTTCTTTAGAGCAGCTTAATGAGCTTGGTATAGCTGTTAAGAAATAA
- a CDS encoding NAD-dependent succinate-semialdehyde dehydrogenase, which yields MSNNILNKVISKYSFAGNRSFMVVNPATNQVLCNLEEKSAQYVEDSILVSKHAQNAFRNKLAAEKSKLLARWYDLVINNIDDLAEIITLESGKPLAEAKVEVQYGANFIQWYAEKAKRIDSRVFDPNISNAEGRVDYYPVGVVAAITPWNFPFAMITRKAAPALAAGCSIILKPSELTPLTALAARELFIATGADESLLQVICGDSSIIGKELQKSSLVRKITFTGSTRVGKLLIQQAAETVKKVSLELGGNAPFIVFENANLEKAVEGLIAAKIRNAGQVCIAPNRVFVHNSINREFITRLKTALVNLKQGNGLDTDVKIGPLINKTAVEKVQQHVDDALAKGAKLVCGGRINPELGGNFYEATILADMQDTMVASCEETFGPIIAIFCFDSEGEVIQRANNTKYGLASYFFSSDINQIRRVRNALAYGMVGINTGSISNEKAPFGGIKESGLGREGSDDGIYEFLEPKYSLQVFG from the coding sequence ATGTCTAATAACATTTTAAACAAAGTAATAAGTAAATATTCTTTTGCTGGTAATAGAAGCTTTATGGTAGTTAATCCTGCAACTAATCAAGTTCTATGTAATCTTGAAGAAAAATCAGCCCAATATGTTGAAGATAGTATCCTAGTTTCAAAACATGCTCAAAACGCCTTTAGGAATAAGCTTGCTGCTGAAAAATCAAAGCTTTTAGCAAGGTGGTATGATTTAGTTATAAATAATATTGACGATTTAGCAGAGATTATCACACTAGAAAGTGGAAAGCCACTAGCCGAGGCAAAAGTCGAAGTTCAATATGGTGCAAATTTTATTCAATGGTATGCTGAGAAAGCCAAAAGAATAGATTCACGTGTTTTTGATCCTAATATTAGTAATGCTGAAGGTAGAGTTGATTATTATCCTGTTGGTGTGGTTGCGGCAATTACTCCTTGGAACTTCCCGTTTGCAATGATTACGCGTAAAGCAGCTCCAGCATTAGCTGCTGGTTGTAGTATTATACTTAAGCCATCAGAGCTAACTCCTCTTACAGCACTTGCAGCTAGAGAGCTTTTTATCGCTACTGGAGCTGATGAGAGTCTTTTGCAGGTAATTTGTGGTGATTCAAGCATCATTGGTAAAGAACTACAAAAAAGTAGTTTGGTCAGAAAAATAACTTTTACTGGATCTACAAGAGTTGGTAAGCTACTAATCCAACAAGCAGCAGAAACTGTCAAAAAGGTTTCATTAGAGCTAGGTGGCAATGCACCATTTATAGTCTTTGAGAATGCTAATCTAGAAAAAGCCGTAGAGGGTCTTATCGCAGCTAAGATTAGAAATGCCGGTCAGGTATGTATAGCACCAAATCGAGTCTTTGTGCATAATTCTATCAATAGAGAGTTTATCACTAGATTAAAAACCGCACTTGTGAATCTCAAGCAAGGAAATGGTTTGGATACTGATGTTAAAATAGGTCCTTTAATTAATAAAACAGCAGTTGAGAAAGTCCAACAGCATGTAGATGATGCTTTAGCAAAAGGAGCTAAGTTAGTATGTGGTGGTAGGATAAACCCAGAATTAGGTGGAAATTTCTATGAAGCTACTATTTTAGCTGATATGCAAGATACCATGGTTGCAAGTTGTGAAGAAACTTTTGGCCCTATTATTGCTATTTTTTGTTTTGATTCCGAAGGTGAGGTTATCCAACGAGCAAATAATACAAAATATGGCTTAGCAAGCTATTTCTTTAGTAGTGATATCAATCAAATTAGAAGAGTTAGAAATGCTTTAGCATATGGTATGGTTGGTATAAACACAGGATCGATATCAAATGAAAAAGCACCTTTTGGTGGTATCAAAGAGTCAGGACTTGGTAGAGAAGGTTCTGATGATGGTATTTATGAGTTTCTTGAACCTAAGTATAGTTTACAGGTTTTTGGTTAG
- the pta gene encoding phosphate acetyltransferase, whose amino-acid sequence MKKSIFILPTSKHTGLCLLASSMVYALQQKGLKVCSFHPIYDMQMSIENIQEYLLNNRVKDYVEVVLNKFYKKSQDFDFIIISGLFRQGNNAHKLYAINAIVDELNTEIIKALSSEVIITSYHGNKPLIDINDELDYAMCSLPKQTNIIGAIITKLNKPYEDDGRISFSLTDEDISSEQQHQVTIDMLRELPVFAQKGLSLIGVVEWQHEKTSPRILDIKNILKLNLISRVSLEARVDRVMMCSRGVDNFINDLTPNSLVITSADRSDILVTVCLAAQNGMKIAGILLTAEEYLNDKVRELCVETAEKAGLAILTTKNKSVKTILRIANIDLMSLPLDDKERIQRVKEVICNSLDRNKIIIAITADVIGHQVMSPPAFRYHLLKMATKAKKRIILPESYEPRTLQAAKNCYEQGLAECVLIGNREKIHKVAEMNGFSLPKDIQVVSIDDQAETKYLNTLMSLRKHKGLSESMARDALKNPIVVATLMLYLGEVDGLVSGAEHTTADVLRPALQLIKTKPNSSLVSSVFFMCMPDEVVVFGDCAVNQDPTAEQLVDIAIQSAESAKKFGIEPRVAMISYSTGSSGSGVPVEKVRTATELLRQKAPELLVDGPLQYDAAVIESVAKKKAPDSPVAGRATVLIFPDLNTGNTVYKAVQRSANVLSIGPVLQGINKPVNDLSRGATVDDITYTIAITAIQAI is encoded by the coding sequence ATGAAAAAATCTATATTTATTCTTCCAACTTCAAAACATACCGGTTTATGCTTATTAGCAAGTAGTATGGTATACGCATTACAGCAAAAAGGATTAAAAGTTTGCTCATTCCATCCTATTTATGATATGCAAATGAGCATCGAGAATATACAGGAGTACTTACTTAATAATCGTGTTAAAGATTATGTTGAGGTTGTTTTAAATAAGTTTTATAAAAAGTCACAAGATTTTGATTTTATAATAATCTCTGGTCTATTTAGACAGGGTAATAATGCTCACAAACTATACGCAATAAATGCTATTGTTGATGAGCTAAATACAGAAATCATTAAGGCTTTAAGTTCAGAAGTAATTATAACTTCATATCATGGTAACAAGCCATTAATTGATATCAATGATGAGCTAGATTATGCAATGTGTAGTTTGCCAAAACAAACTAATATAATTGGGGCGATAATCACAAAATTAAATAAGCCATACGAAGATGATGGTAGAATAAGTTTTAGTTTAACAGATGAGGATATTTCGTCAGAGCAACAGCATCAAGTAACTATAGACATGCTCAGAGAATTACCAGTTTTTGCACAAAAAGGTCTAAGTCTGATAGGTGTTGTAGAGTGGCAGCACGAAAAAACTTCACCACGAATATTAGATATTAAAAATATTCTTAAATTAAATCTTATATCAAGAGTAAGCTTAGAAGCGCGTGTTGATAGAGTTATGATGTGCTCAAGAGGGGTTGATAATTTTATTAATGATTTAACACCAAACTCTTTAGTGATAACATCTGCTGATAGGTCTGATATTCTCGTTACAGTATGCTTAGCTGCACAAAATGGTATGAAAATCGCTGGTATTTTGCTAACTGCTGAAGAGTATCTTAATGATAAAGTCAGAGAGCTTTGTGTTGAAACTGCTGAAAAAGCTGGCCTAGCAATTCTTACTACTAAAAATAAAAGTGTCAAAACTATTTTAAGAATTGCTAATATTGATCTGATGAGTTTACCTCTTGATGATAAAGAGCGTATTCAGAGGGTCAAAGAGGTTATTTGTAACTCACTAGATAGAAATAAAATAATTATTGCCATTACGGCAGATGTTATTGGGCATCAAGTGATGTCGCCACCGGCATTCAGATATCATCTATTAAAAATGGCAACAAAAGCTAAAAAAAGAATTATCTTACCAGAGAGTTATGAGCCAAGAACCTTGCAAGCTGCAAAAAACTGTTATGAGCAAGGTCTTGCTGAATGTGTGCTTATAGGTAATAGAGAGAAAATCCATAAAGTAGCAGAGATGAATGGTTTTAGTCTTCCTAAGGATATACAAGTTGTCAGTATTGATGATCAAGCTGAGACAAAATATCTAAATACGTTAATGAGTCTTAGAAAGCATAAAGGCTTATCTGAAAGTATGGCTCGAGATGCTCTTAAAAACCCTATAGTAGTAGCAACACTTATGCTTTATCTTGGTGAGGTTGATGGACTAGTTTCAGGTGCTGAACATACTACAGCAGATGTACTTAGGCCAGCATTACAGCTAATTAAGACTAAGCCAAACTCTTCTTTAGTGTCATCAGTATTTTTTATGTGCATGCCTGATGAGGTAGTAGTGTTTGGTGACTGTGCTGTAAACCAGGATCCTACAGCCGAGCAGCTTGTGGATATAGCAATCCAAAGTGCTGAATCTGCAAAGAAATTTGGTATTGAACCGCGTGTTGCAATGATTAGTTATAGTACAGGCTCATCAGGCTCAGGTGTGCCAGTTGAAAAGGTACGTACGGCTACAGAGCTGCTTAGACAAAAAGCTCCAGAGTTATTGGTTGATGGCCCACTTCAATATGATGCTGCGGTGATTGAAAGTGTAGCTAAGAAAAAAGCTCCAGATAGTCCAGTTGCAGGTAGAGCAACAGTATTGATCTTTCCAGATTTAAATACTGGTAATACAGTATACAAAGCAGTCCAAAGGAGCGCTAATGTCTTAAGTATAGGACCTGTGTTGCAAGGCATCAATAAACCTGTAAATGATCTTTCAAGAGGGGCAACTGTTGATGATATAACATATACAATTGCAATTACAGCTATTCAAGCAATATGA
- a CDS encoding acetate/propionate family kinase, with the protein MPEILVLNCGSSSVKFALINSHTSESLVIGLAENIATKNCKVVLKSEHKVEKHLENGCYKDVFEMLKGFLVEKNHLEKIVAIGHRVVHGGQYFSKSVVINADSLEKMKACIPLAPLHNPAHIEGITFCQQIFPELPQVAVFDTAFHQTMPSYIAEYAIPYELTHKHNIRKYGAHGTSHKYVSQQAAKILAQQKANVIVAHLGNGCSITAVVDGKSVDTSMGLTPLDGLVMGTRSGCIDPSIFAYISDNLGCSVTEITNILNEQSGLLGICGHSDMREVSQLAAKDNNLAQLAIEIFCHRVAKFVASYMIYFNNLDALVFTGGIGENAANIRENIIAKLTNLGFEIDHQKNTNSETFINSKNSHNIMVVATNEELMIAQETQNLI; encoded by the coding sequence ATGCCTGAAATATTAGTATTAAACTGTGGTAGTTCCTCAGTTAAATTTGCGCTTATAAATTCACATACTTCAGAATCCTTAGTTATAGGTCTTGCGGAAAATATTGCTACTAAAAATTGTAAAGTAGTTTTAAAATCTGAACATAAAGTTGAAAAACATCTTGAAAATGGTTGCTACAAAGATGTATTTGAAATGCTCAAAGGTTTTTTGGTAGAAAAAAATCATTTAGAAAAAATAGTTGCAATTGGCCATAGGGTAGTTCATGGTGGACAGTATTTTTCTAAATCTGTAGTGATAAATGCTGATTCATTAGAAAAAATGAAAGCCTGTATTCCGTTAGCTCCATTACATAATCCAGCGCATATTGAGGGCATAACATTTTGCCAGCAAATATTTCCAGAATTACCTCAGGTAGCTGTGTTTGATACGGCATTTCATCAAACCATGCCAAGTTATATTGCAGAGTATGCAATACCTTATGAGCTGACACACAAGCATAATATTCGTAAATATGGCGCACACGGTACTTCGCATAAATATGTATCACAGCAGGCAGCAAAGATCCTAGCTCAACAAAAAGCCAATGTCATAGTAGCGCATTTAGGTAATGGCTGTAGTATTACAGCTGTTGTTGATGGTAAAAGTGTAGATACAAGTATGGGGCTTACCCCCCTAGATGGCCTTGTAATGGGAACTCGCTCAGGTTGTATAGATCCTAGTATTTTTGCATATATATCCGATAACCTTGGTTGTAGTGTCACAGAAATTACAAATATACTAAACGAGCAAAGTGGTTTACTAGGTATTTGCGGTCATAGTGATATGCGTGAAGTTTCACAACTTGCTGCTAAAGATAATAATTTAGCACAATTAGCGATAGAGATCTTCTGCCATAGAGTGGCAAAGTTTGTTGCTAGTTATATGATTTATTTTAATAATTTAGATGCTTTAGTATTTACAGGAGGTATTGGTGAGAATGCCGCTAATATCCGTGAGAATATTATTGCTAAGCTAACAAATCTTGGTTTTGAGATAGATCACCAAAAAAATACTAATTCTGAGACATTCATAAATAGCAAAAATAGCCATAATATAATGGTGGTAGCGACTAATGAAGAGCTTATGATTGCTCAAGAAACACAAAATTTAATATAA
- a CDS encoding single-stranded DNA-binding protein, with protein MAKGTVNKVILLGRLGNDPEVRTTQNGTVVTTLSIATNDGMGENITTEWHRVVIFGKSAETIQRYANKGTQIFVEGRLRTNKWQDKNGNMQYTTEVVASNFQFIGGGSSQGGANYQNTSSFNQQSNNNFNQNQQQPPRQDNMPDFAEINSSDFDDDIPF; from the coding sequence ATGGCTAAAGGAACTGTAAATAAGGTTATTTTGCTAGGTAGATTAGGTAATGATCCAGAAGTTAGAACTACACAAAATGGTACTGTTGTAACAACTTTAAGTATCGCAACTAATGATGGTATGGGAGAGAATATAACTACAGAATGGCATAGAGTTGTTATATTTGGTAAATCTGCTGAGACTATCCAAAGGTATGCAAATAAGGGTACACAGATTTTTGTCGAAGGTCGATTACGCACGAATAAGTGGCAAGATAAAAACGGTAATATGCAATACACAACTGAAGTAGTTGCGAGCAATTTTCAATTTATTGGTGGTGGTAGTTCTCAAGGAGGAGCAAATTACCAAAATACATCCAGCTTCAATCAGCAATCAAATAATAACTTTAACCAAAATCAGCAGCAACCACCAAGGCAAGATAATATGCCTGATTTTGCAGAAATTAATTCATCTGACTTTGATGATGATATTCCATTCTAG
- a CDS encoding regulatory protein RecX — protein sequence MTSSKEKDYLLYLLSKQDYSRKQLFDKLTSRDNISLTEVNSLLDEFEQNKWLSDERFVRIFINSEIAKFRGKKRIINTAVYQKGLSLELVESCLEGQEVDWFELCKRCLSKKYKDINKLQVDFKLKQKAINYLIYNGFDFDEINFALKQN from the coding sequence ATGACCTCATCTAAAGAAAAAGACTATCTTCTTTACTTACTTTCAAAGCAAGATTATTCACGCAAACAACTTTTTGATAAACTTACTTCACGCGACAATATTTCTCTAACTGAGGTTAATAGTCTTTTAGATGAATTTGAGCAAAATAAATGGCTATCTGATGAAAGGTTTGTTCGTATCTTTATAAATAGTGAAATTGCCAAGTTTAGAGGTAAGAAACGTATTATAAACACAGCAGTTTATCAAAAAGGTTTATCACTAGAGCTGGTTGAAAGTTGTCTTGAGGGTCAAGAAGTAGATTGGTTTGAGCTCTGTAAGCGATGCTTGAGTAAAAAGTATAAAGATATCAATAAATTACAAGTAGATTTTAAGCTTAAGCAAAAAGCTATAAATTACTTGATATATAATGGTTTTGACTTTGATGAGATAAACTTTGCCCTTAAGCAAAATTAG